The genomic stretch TAACTTTTTAAATACTTTATCAAATTGTCCAGATAAAAAGCCTTCAAAAATTATAACTAATGATTTTTTTGTAACTCCATATCTATCAATTAATGCCTCAATAAAATATTGATGTGCTAATTGATGTTCATCATCAAGTTTTGAATAGTATTCCTCAATTAAAGGGAAATATTTTTCATCAAATAAGCCTAAACCAAAAATGGCATAGCTTCCAGGTAATAAGCTTTTTTCTCCATCTTCTACATCTTGATACCATTCAAATTCTTTCATTGCTACTTTTGCATAGCTTTCTAATTTATCATATAGTTCTGGAAAGTCTAAAATTCTTCTAAAAAACCTATGAGTTGAAGATTTAGCAAGTCCTTTTATATTTAAAAACTCTTTCTCAGATTTTGAAGAAAATTTAATTAGATAACTATGTGGGAAACCATTATTTAATAAATTTATTATAAAGTCCAAAGCCTTTTCATAAGACTTAGCAATTTCATTTTTTATTTTTATATCTATTGTTGCAAGTACATCATTAGCCTTACATTCTAAATTCTCATCTTTATAATAAATCAATTCATCTGATAAAACACCAGTTCCTTTTTCTAAATATTGTTTAGCTTTTTGTGAATTATATTTATTTATAGCATTTTTTAAATCCTCACAAGCAAATTTAGTATCATAGCTATATGTTCCATATTTTATTTGGAAAAGTGCTTTATAAATATATAAATCTATTTGTTCTTCTGTAACTTTTTTAGGTTCTAATTTAAGAAAAATATCATCAACCCATTCTCTTAAATGATAAAGAATATCATGTTGAATTTCCTTTTCTAATTTTCTATTTTTAACTGATTTCATCACTTGTAAAATTTTTTCTATAAGTTCAATTAAGTGATTTTCTGAATAGTTCATTAAGTTAAAATCAAAAAGATTTCCAACAAAAACAACACATTCTCTATCATCTTTAATAGCTTTCTTTTCTTCAAAAATTACTTTTTTAATATACTCTTCCATTTTAGATTTTAAATCTTCTTTTCTTTCTTTGTTTTCAATATAAAATTCTTCACTATAAGTTCTATCTTTTAATAAACCTTCTTCTCCCTCAAATTCAAGAATTAATAAAAATTTATAACGAAATAAAAAACTATCTTTATATTTAAAGAATAATTCTTCAAATTTAGCTTTTATTTTTGGAACTATTTCTTCAACAAAATCATCTCTTTTTACTTCTTTTAATTCTTCACAAGTTATTTTTAAGTCAGGAGTAGTATCCCAATCAAAATCACTTGTATAAAAATTAATTTTTCCTTTCCTAAAATTAATTTTTAAGTAATCATTATAACCCTCTTGTATTCTACAAATAGAATATGAACTTTCATTAAGATGATTTTTATGTTGACTTTCAACTATATTATCTATTCCATCAAAAGTACTGTTTATTATTTTTTCTTTTAAAGTTTTATCCATTATTTTCCTCCCAATATGAATTTATAATATTAAGTATAGGATCTTCTTTGTTATCAGAATGATAAACTATATAGTCAACAAAAACTTTCTCAACTTCTTCATTATTTTTATTATTTAATAAAATTCTATATATTAATTGCTTTAATTCTTTGTCAATTTCTTCTTCTCTCAAAGTCTTTTTAGCATACTTTAAAGCAATTTCTTGTGCTTTTTTAATATCAGTAAATTTTAATAAATAAAGTAATTTTTTTATTTTTACCTGACTATCTTTATCAAAATTTTCCAAACAATTCTTTATAAAAATATCATTTACCTCTATTTCATTATCTTGCATTATATCTATAATATTTGCATAATCTAAAAGTGAAAGATAATGCTTAGCTGAATTTATATATTCTTTTTCCCATTCTCTATTATTAACTATTCCATCATTAATTTCAATTTTTTCTTGACTAGGAGAAAACTTTTCTTTTTTTATATATTGAGTATATTCCTTAGGAATATTTTTATAATCTACTATTATTCCTGAAAAATTTAAACAAGTATTCTTATAATAATTTTTATAAATTTTATCTGGAATAATTAATATACAACTTACAGGTTCTTTTAGTAGTGTAGAAGCACAAGCTTTATGATGTCCATCAATTATAAAATTTATAAACTCTTCAAAATTATAAACTATTGCTCTTGGTTTATTATCAGCTGAATTTTTAAATTTTTTAATATAATAGTCAACTCTATCTTTATTATAAGAATTAGTAGTTTGGGTAGGATATAAATAAACAGGTTGGTCAAATACATATGTACCTTCTCCTAAATATACAGGAGCAGTTGTTAAATTTTCTGTTAAATTATTTGGAACATTCCAAAAGAAATTTTCACCATCAGTTGGATAGCAAATAGCATCAACAATTAAATAAAATCCACTTTTTAATAAAGTTAATAAAGGTTTCATATTATTTATAGAGGTTTCTAAATTTATATAGTCAGAATTAATTTTTTCTTGTATTTCTAATAATTCTTTACAATTAGCATTTTCTATACCATAACCTGTTGCAAGTAAATTACACCAAGTAGGAATATCAGAAACTTTACTTTGTATAAGGGGAATATCATTTAACTTTATTTTAGAAGGTACTCGCCAAATATTAGGTTCAGTTTTTCCTATTTCAACAGTAAGTTTACCTTTACCATTTACATAAACAAGTTTTGCTTCTTTTATATTTATAATTTCACTACAATCCACTTTTAAATCTAATATATCTACAAATAAATTTTCTTTTTTCTTAAAGAAAAACATAATATCACCTTTTTGATTTTTTAATATAATTATTCTATCAAAAATTAATAAAATAGTAAAATTTTCAATACAAAATGATATAATTGATATGGAGGAAATTCTATGAGAGAACTAAAAGATTTTATTAAAGATAAAAAAATAGATTTGAAAAGACTTAAAAAATTTGGTTTTAAATTAAAAGACAACTCTTATTACTATCATACTTCTTTATTAAAAAATCAATTTAAAATGTCTGTTAAAATTAGTTTAGACAATTCAATTTTTACTGAAATAATAGATGTAGAAACTAATGAACCTTATGTATTACATCTTTTAGAAATGAAAAGAAGTGGTTATAGTGAAAAAGTATATAAAGCATATAATAAAGTTTTAGAAAAAATACAGAAAGAATGTTTTGAAGATGAGAGATTTAAAGCTAACTATACAAAAGAAATTATAGATTATATTAACAATAAATATGGAGATAAATTAGAATTTTTATGGGAAAAATCTCCTAAAAATGCAGTTGTTCGTAGAAAATCTACTAAGAAATGGTATGCAGCAATGTTGACTATATCTAAAAGAAAAATTGGCTTAAATAGTGATGAACTTGTAGAAATAATTAATTTACATAATAGTCAAGAAGAAATTGAAAAACTTATAGATAATAAAAAGTATTTTCCAGCCTATCATATGAATAAAAAACATTGGTGTACAATTTGTCTTGATGGAACAGTAGAACTTAAAGAAATTTATAAGTTGATAGATATTAGTTATGAATTGGCAAAGTAAAGACAAATAAAATATTGCTAACTACTTACTATTATTATATAATTAGAGTATGAGAAAATAGGAGGGATTTTTATGGCTACATTAACAATTAATACAGATGAAAAAACAGCTGAAAATTTTTATGCTTTTTGTGAAGAATTAGGTTTAGATATGTCAACAGCAATGACATTATTTATGAAGGCTTGTTTGAGAGAACAAAAAATTCCTTTTGAACTTAAAGTAGCAAAGAAAGAAGTTATTCAAAATATAAAAACAAAACCTGCTACAATAGAAGAATTATTAGAAAATTATGATATATAAAATAGAATGAGGTAAAAATGTTATATATAGTAACAGCATTATATATTGAAGCAAAGCCTTTAATATCATTATTTAATTTAAAAAAAGATAATACTTATACAAAATTTCAAGTTTTTTCAAATGAAAATATAAAATTAATTATAAGTGGTACAGGTAAGATAAAATCTGCAACTGCTTTAACATACTTAATCTCAAATAAAGATATTAAAGATAATGACTATATAATAAATATTGGTTTTATAGCAAGTTCAAATGATAATTCTCAATTAGGGGATATAGTATATATCTCAAAAATTCAAAATGCTTATTCAGATATAACTTTCTATCCTGAAATGATTTATAAACATAATTTCTTAGAGGGAAGTTTAATTACTTTTGATAAAATAATTGAGAATAAAATTGAAAATGTAGAATATATAGATATGGAAGCCTATGGTTTTTTCCAAACAGCTTCTATTTTTTTTAAAAAAGATAGAATTATTGTTTTGAAGATAGTATCTGATATATTAAAACAAAAAGTTGAGGATAGAATTTTAATTAATTTTAAAGATGATAATTTATTTGATGAAAGCTATAAAAAAATTGATGAATTTTTATTAAAATTTATCAATTTTCCAGATGATAATAAAAATAACTTCAATAATAATGAACAAGATTTGATAAAAAAAGTATTAGAAAATTTAAAATTAAGTGATACAATGACTTATGAGTTTTTTAATATATTAAAATATCTAAAAATAAAATATGGAAATATTGATATATTAAAAAAATATAAGAATATTGAAGTTAATTCAAAAGTTCAAGGAAAGAAAATTTTTGAAGAAATAAAAGAATTTAGTAAGTTAAATAATAAAGTTGAAATAGAAAGAAAAGCTTTAAACAATAAGAATTCCAACTTATTTAACAATAGATTTTCTCATATTTATGTTGAAAAGAAAATTTTAAATAATAAAAATACTTTGGAAATATTATTTAAATTTAAAGATGCAAAGATAATAGAAATTGATAACTATAAAGAAGTATTTTCAAGTAATAATCAAGACTTTCATTTACAAAAATTAGGACAAAAATTAATTCTTGCCTCTAATAAACCTAATATGATTTATGAAGGTGCAGTTGTTTGTGAAAGCTTTGAAAATGATAATTTCTACTAGACTTCCTCTATAATAAATTGTATCTATAATTGTGAATATTGTTATCTTCAAGGAGTTTATTCGTCTGGAAATATAGTTATCTTTGTGGATATTGAAAATGTTTTTGAAGAAGTTGAAGAGCTATATAATAAATTGAAGACTTTATATCTTTGTGTATCCTATGATACGGATTTACTTGCAATAGAAAATATCTGTGGTTTTTCTGAGAAATGGTATTATTTTATTGAGGATAAGAAAGATTTAAAAATTGAGTTAAGAACAAAATCAGGAAATATTGATAAATTTTTAAATTTAAAACCTTTGGATAATTTCATAATTGCTTTTACATTATCTCCAGAAAATATTGCTTTAAGAAATGAAAAATATACAGCTAGTTTTAAAAATAGGGTAAAGGCTATTAAAGATTTGCAAGAAAAAGGTTGGAAAGTTAGAATTTGTATTGACCCTTTGATATATAGTGATAATTTTGAAAAAAATTATAGTGAAATGATAGAATATTTATTTGATGAAATTGACAAGGAAAAAGTTATTGATATAAGTATAGGAGTATTTAGAATTTCAAAAGAATATTTGAAAAAGATGAGAAACCAAAATCAAAGTTCAGAAATTTTATACTATCCTTTTGAATGTATTGATGGAGTTTATACATATTCAGATAAAACAAAATCATATATGATAAACTTTATTAAAGAACAGTTTTTAAAATACATTAACATAAATAAGATTTATATGTAAAAATAAGAGAGTTACATTCCAGATTTTAGAATAAAAATTAAATAGAATGAGCCGAGCAAATCTCAGCATGTTTGAAGTCAACTTGTTGACAAGTTGGCTGAATTTGCAGCGAATTCTTAATTTTTATTTGTTAAGAAATCTGGCTAGTAACGAACTATTTTTACTATAATATAAGGAGTTTTTATGAAAATTGCTTTAGTTACAGGTGCTACTTCTGGAATAGGCTATGAAATATCAAAAAGGTTATTAAAAATGAATTACACTGTCTATGGTATTGGTAGAAATTTCATAAAAAATAATGAAAATATTTTTGAAGAATATGAAAATTTTATCCCTGTTACTTGTGATTTATCTAAACTTGATAATTTAGAAAAAACATTACACTCCTTAAAAAAGATAAATTTTGATTTAATAGTAAATTCAGCTGGTATAGGACATTTTGGTTTACATGAAGAAATGAATATATCAAAAATTAAAAATATGATAGCAGTTAATTTACAAGCACCACTTGTAATTAGTCAATATTTTTTAAGGACATTAAAAGAAAATAAAGGTATAATAATAAATATTTCATCAGTTACTGCAAATAAAGAAAGTCCTTTAGCTTCTGCTTATTCAGCAACAAAAGCAGGACTTAGCCAATTTTCAAAAAGCTTATTTGAAGAAGTTAGAAAAAATGATGTTAAAGTTATTACTGTTTACCCAGATATGACTAAGACAAATTTTTATAAGGATAACACTTATTTTAAATGTGATGAAGATGAAAAAGCATATATAAAAATGGAAGATATTGGAAATACAATAGAATTTATTTTAAATCAAAGTGAAAATATTGTTTTCACAGATATAACAATAAAGCCTCAAAGGCATAAGATAAAAAAAGTAAAAAGAAAGGAATAATACAAAATGAAAATTTCAATTCTAGGAAGTGGAAGTGGAGGGAATTCAACTTTTGTAGAAATAGAAGACTATAAAATTTTGGTAGATACAGGTTTCAGTTGTAAAAAAACTGAAGAAAAATTAGAAAAGATTGGAAAAAAGTTATCAGATATTTCAGCAATTTTAATAACTCATGAGCATAGTGACCATATAAATGGGGCAGGAGTTATAGCAAGAAAATATGATATACCTATCTATATTACTCCTGAAAGTTATAGAGCAGGAGCAGTTAAATTAGGAGAAATAGACAAATCTTTATTAAATTTTATTGATGGAGATTTTATTCTTAATGATAAAGTAAAAGTTTCTCCATTTGATGTTATGCATGATGCTGAAAGAACTATTGGTTTTAAATTAGAAACTCAACTAAATAAAAAAATAGCAATATCTACTGATATTGGTTATATAACAAATATAGTTAGAGAATATTTTAAAGATGTTGATGCTATGGTTATTGAAAGTAATTATGATTTTAATACTCTTATGAATTGTTCATATCCATGGAATTTGAAGGAAAGAGTTAAAAGTAGAAATGGTCATCTTTCAAATAATGAGTGTGCAAAATTTATTAAAGAGATGTATACTGATAAGTTAAAAAAAGTATTCTTAGCACATGTAAGTAAGGATAGCAATAATATTTCTCTAATAAAAGAAACTCTTGAAGATGAATTTATAGGTATGATAAGAAAACCTAATTGTGAAATAACTACACAAGATAATGTAACAAAACTATTTGATATAGATAAATAGGTGGTGACTATGGACGAAATATCAGAATTATGGGAAGAATTAAAGTTTGAAGTTGGAAGTATTGGTAATGAATTACTACCAAAAGAAAGACAAGAAGTATATATTGGTATGGGAAATAGAAATGCTGATATTTTATTTATTGGGAATGATCCAAAGCTTTACTTAGCTGAAGATTATAAGGTTGAACCTCAATCAAGTGGTTCATTTTTGATAAGACTTTTAGATGTTGTTGAATATTTACCTGAAACATATTATATAACTACACTTAGCAAGAGAGAAATAAAGATAAAAAATTTCAATGAAGGTGAAAGAAAAAAATTAATTGACTTACTTTTCACTCAAATTTTTTTAATATCTCCAAAAATTGTTGTTTTTCTTGGAAAAGATGTAGCTGAATTAATTGAAAATAAAGAAATTGATTTTGATAGTGAAAGAGGTAAATTTAAAAAATGGAAAGGTGATATTGAAACATATTTAACTTATGATGTTGAAACAGTTATAATTGCTAGAAATGATAGTGGAAAAAAATCTACTATTGCTCTTAATTTTTTAAATGATATAAAGCATATAAAAGAAAGGTTAAATCATTATGAATAAAAAAGAAGCTAGAACTTTAATAAAAGAAAGAAGAATGAATTTATCTAAAGAATATATTGACATTGCTAGTGATAAAATATTTGAAAAACTTCTACAAAATGAAGATTTTAAAAATGCTAAAACTATTATGAGTTATATGGATTTTAAAAATGAAGTAAAAACTGATAAAATAAATAATTTCATAAAGGAGTCTGGAAAAATCTTAGTTTTACCTAAAGTTATTGATAAGGAAACAATGATTGTAATAGAAGATAAAAATCAATATATTGTCAGTCCTTTTGGTAATAAAGAGCCTGATGGAGAAGAATACAAAGGAAGTATTGATGTAATTATTACACCAGGAGTTGCTTTTGATAGAAATAAAAATAGAGTAGGTTTTGGTAGAGGATACTATGATAGATTCTTTATAAAATATCCTAATACAAAAAAAATTGCAATAGCTTTTGAGAAACAAATAATTGAAGAAGGTATAGAAACTGATAAATATGATAAAAAAGTTGATATTTTAATAACTGAAGATAAGATAATAAATTAAAATAAAAGGATAGGAGTGAAAAATGTTAGATCAAGAAATTATAGAAATTGCTAAAAATATTTATGATACTGAAATAAAATCATTAGAATTGAGAATGAATAAATTATCAGAAAATTTTGTTAAAGTAGTAAGAAAAATATATGATTGTAAAGGTAAGGTTGTAGTTACAGGTATTGGAAAAACAGGAATAATTGGTAAGAAAATATCTGCAACTTTTGCTTCAACAGGTACAACAAGTATATTTATGAATTCAACAGAAGGATTACATGGAGATTTAGGAATTATTAATTCAGAAGATATTGTTTTAGCTATTTCAAATAGTGGAGAAAGTGATGAAATTATTGCAATAATGCCAGCAATAAAAAATATAGGGGCATATATCATTGCAATGACAGGAAATATTAATTCAAGACTTGCAAAAGCTTCTGACTTATATATAAATACACATGTAGAAGAAGAAGGTTGTCCTATAAATTTGGCTCCAATGTCATCTACAACAAATGCTCTTGTAATGGGAGATGCTCTTGCAGGTTGCCTTATGAAACTTAGAAACTTTTCTCCTCAAAACTTTGCAATGTATCATCCAGGAGGAAGTTTAGGAAGAAAATTACTAACAAGAGTTGGAAATTTAATGAAAACAGGGGAAGCCCTTGCTCTTTGTAAAGCTGACACAAGTATGGAAGATATAGTAATCCTAATGAGTGAAAAAAAACTTGGTGTGGTTTGTGTTATGAATAATGAAAATAATATATTAGTGGGAATTATAACTGAGGGAGATATTAGAAGAGCTTTAAGTCATAAAGAAGAATTTTTTAAATTGAAGGCTCAGGATATAATGACAACAAAGTATACTAAAGTTGATAGAGAAGAAATGGCAACACAAGCTTTATCAATAATGGAAGATAGACCTCATCAAATTAATGTGCTTCCTGTATTTGATAAAGATGAATTTGTAGGAGTTATAAGAATACATGATTTATTGAAAGTTAGGTAAATAAAATAAATGAAAGTTAATATTAGCAATATAATAGTATCAATCAATAAAAATCAAGAAAAAGAAATATATAAAGAATTGGAAAAAAATGGTATTTCTAGGGATAATATAGAAAATTTAAAATATTTAAAGAAATCTATTGATAGTAGAAAGAAAAATGATATTAAATTTATCTATACTTTAGAAATTAGCTTAAAGAAAAATATAAATTTAGAAAAATATTCTAAGCTAAGTTTAGCTAAGGAAGATGTTTATGAAAAAAGAATGCCTCTTTATCCTAAAAGAGAAGTTGCTGTTGTTGGAACAGGGCCAGCAGGACTTTTTTCTGCTTTAAGATTGGCAGAATTAGGATATATTCCTGTTGTGTTTGAAAGAGGAGAAGAAGTTGATAAAAGAAATGTCACAACAGATAATTTTATAAAAACCAATATTCTTAATCCTAATTCAAATATACAATTTGGAGAAGGTGGAGCAGGGACATATTCTGATGGTAAACTAAATACCAGAATTAAAAGTGAATATATAGAAAAAGTTTTTAAAGAATTTATTGAATGTGGTGCTCAAGAGGAAATCTTTTGGAACTACAAGCCACATATTGGAACTGATGTACTAAGGGTTGTAGTTAAAAATCTAAGAGAAAAAATCAAGTCTTTAGGTGGAAAATTTCATTTTAACTCACTTGTTGAAGATATTGAAGTAAAGAATAATGAGATTAAAGCCTTAAAAATTTTAGAAGTAGATACTCAAAAAAGATATACTTATGATATAAATATGGTAATTTTTGCTATTGGTCATTCATCAAGAGATACATATAGGATGTTACATTCAAAAGGTGTTGCAATGGAAAATAAACCTTTTGCTATTGGGATTAGAATTGAACATTTAAGGAAAGATATTGATAAAATGCAGTATGGAGAGGCTGTATCAAATCCACTTTTAGAAGCTGCAACTTATAATATGGCTTTTAATAATAAAAAAGAAACAAGAGGAACTTTTTCATTTTGTATGTGTCCTGGTGGTGAAATAGTAAATGCTGCTTCTGAATTGGGAGCATCTCTTGTCAATGGAATGAGCTATTCTACCAGATGTGGTAAATTTTCAAATTCTGCAATAGTAGTTGGAGTATCTGAAAAAGATTATGGAGATCAAATTTTTTCTGGTATGCATCTACAAGAAAAATTAGAAAAGAAAAATTATGAAATTGTAGGAACTTATGGGGCTATTTACCAAAATATAATAGATTTTATGAAAAAAAAGAAAACTACTTTTGAAATTGAAAGTAGTTATCAAATGAAATTATTTTCTTATGATATAAATAATTTTTTTCCAGATTATATAACTAGAAATCTTCAATCTGCTTTCGAAAATTGGAGTAAAAACAATCTTTTTATTTCAGAAAAAGTAAACTTAATAGGACCTGAAACTAGAACTTCTGCTCCTGTTAAAATTTTAAGAGATTTAAAGGGGGAATCAATTTCAATAAAAGGTTTATTTCCTATTGGTGAAGGAGCAGGTTATGCAGGTGGAATTATGAGTGCTGCTGTTGATGGAATAAAGATTGTAGATTTAGCTTTTAGTAAAAAAATAATATAAATTATTGACAAAGTCTGTATAAAGTTGTATAATATACAACATGTTTAAATTTTAAGGAGATGATTCAATATGAAAAAATTATTTATTTTTGCTATTTTATTACTAGTTGTTGGAGTTTCAAGTATGGCTACTAGTTTTTATCATGGTCCAAGATATATGAATGAAGAATTTCACCATTATAATTCTAGAATGTATGAAAGAACATATAATGGAAATTATTGTACAAATAATTATTATTCTGATAATTACTACAATGGAAGCCATAGAGGAAATTGTCATTCAGGTTCTAGATGGTATTAATAACTAAAGATAAGGCTATTGCATCTAAGTTTTTGCAATAGCCTTTATTTTTATTCTGCTAAATCATTAAGATATTGAATATTTGTACTTGATTTATCGATAAATGAATTAAAAACTCTTGTTTCA from Fusobacterium hwasookii encodes the following:
- a CDS encoding uracil-DNA glycosylase; amino-acid sequence: MDEISELWEELKFEVGSIGNELLPKERQEVYIGMGNRNADILFIGNDPKLYLAEDYKVEPQSSGSFLIRLLDVVEYLPETYYITTLSKREIKIKNFNEGERKKLIDLLFTQIFLISPKIVVFLGKDVAELIENKEIDFDSERGKFKKWKGDIETYLTYDVETVIIARNDSGKKSTIALNFLNDIKHIKERLNHYE
- a CDS encoding MmcQ/YjbR family DNA-binding protein, with the protein product MRELKDFIKDKKIDLKRLKKFGFKLKDNSYYYHTSLLKNQFKMSVKISLDNSIFTEIIDVETNEPYVLHLLEMKRSGYSEKVYKAYNKVLEKIQKECFEDERFKANYTKEIIDYINNKYGDKLEFLWEKSPKNAVVRRKSTKKWYAAMLTISKRKIGLNSDELVEIINLHNSQEEIEKLIDNKKYFPAYHMNKKHWCTICLDGTVELKEIYKLIDISYELAK
- a CDS encoding 5-formyltetrahydrofolate cyclo-ligase; amino-acid sequence: MNKKEARTLIKERRMNLSKEYIDIASDKIFEKLLQNEDFKNAKTIMSYMDFKNEVKTDKINNFIKESGKILVLPKVIDKETMIVIEDKNQYIVSPFGNKEPDGEEYKGSIDVIITPGVAFDRNKNRVGFGRGYYDRFFIKYPNTKKIAIAFEKQIIEEGIETDKYDKKVDILITEDKIIN
- a CDS encoding MBL fold metallo-hydrolase codes for the protein MKISILGSGSGGNSTFVEIEDYKILVDTGFSCKKTEEKLEKIGKKLSDISAILITHEHSDHINGAGVIARKYDIPIYITPESYRAGAVKLGEIDKSLLNFIDGDFILNDKVKVSPFDVMHDAERTIGFKLETQLNKKIAISTDIGYITNIVREYFKDVDAMVIESNYDFNTLMNCSYPWNLKERVKSRNGHLSNNECAKFIKEMYTDKLKKVFLAHVSKDSNNISLIKETLEDEFIGMIRKPNCEITTQDNVTKLFDIDK
- a CDS encoding NAD(P)/FAD-dependent oxidoreductase, which codes for MKVNISNIIVSINKNQEKEIYKELEKNGISRDNIENLKYLKKSIDSRKKNDIKFIYTLEISLKKNINLEKYSKLSLAKEDVYEKRMPLYPKREVAVVGTGPAGLFSALRLAELGYIPVVFERGEEVDKRNVTTDNFIKTNILNPNSNIQFGEGGAGTYSDGKLNTRIKSEYIEKVFKEFIECGAQEEIFWNYKPHIGTDVLRVVVKNLREKIKSLGGKFHFNSLVEDIEVKNNEIKALKILEVDTQKRYTYDINMVIFAIGHSSRDTYRMLHSKGVAMENKPFAIGIRIEHLRKDIDKMQYGEAVSNPLLEAATYNMAFNNKKETRGTFSFCMCPGGEIVNAASELGASLVNGMSYSTRCGKFSNSAIVVGVSEKDYGDQIFSGMHLQEKLEKKNYEIVGTYGAIYQNIIDFMKKKKTTFEIESSYQMKLFSYDINNFFPDYITRNLQSAFENWSKNNLFISEKVNLIGPETRTSAPVKILRDLKGESISIKGLFPIGEGAGYAGGIMSAAVDGIKIVDLAFSKKII
- a CDS encoding KpsF/GutQ family sugar-phosphate isomerase: MLDQEIIEIAKNIYDTEIKSLELRMNKLSENFVKVVRKIYDCKGKVVVTGIGKTGIIGKKISATFASTGTTSIFMNSTEGLHGDLGIINSEDIVLAISNSGESDEIIAIMPAIKNIGAYIIAMTGNINSRLAKASDLYINTHVEEEGCPINLAPMSSTTNALVMGDALAGCLMKLRNFSPQNFAMYHPGGSLGRKLLTRVGNLMKTGEALALCKADTSMEDIVILMSEKKLGVVCVMNNENNILVGIITEGDIRRALSHKEEFFKLKAQDIMTTKYTKVDREEMATQALSIMEDRPHQINVLPVFDKDEFVGVIRIHDLLKVR
- a CDS encoding type II toxin-antitoxin system RelB/DinJ family antitoxin — translated: MATLTINTDEKTAENFYAFCEELGLDMSTAMTLFMKACLREQKIPFELKVAKKEVIQNIKTKPATIEELLENYDI
- a CDS encoding SDR family oxidoreductase codes for the protein MKIALVTGATSGIGYEISKRLLKMNYTVYGIGRNFIKNNENIFEEYENFIPVTCDLSKLDNLEKTLHSLKKINFDLIVNSAGIGHFGLHEEMNISKIKNMIAVNLQAPLVISQYFLRTLKENKGIIINISSVTANKESPLASAYSATKAGLSQFSKSLFEEVRKNDVKVITVYPDMTKTNFYKDNTYFKCDEDEKAYIKMEDIGNTIEFILNQSENIVFTDITIKPQRHKIKKVKRKE
- a CDS encoding DUF6138 family protein, producing MDKTLKEKIINSTFDGIDNIVESQHKNHLNESSYSICRIQEGYNDYLKINFRKGKINFYTSDFDWDTTPDLKITCEELKEVKRDDFVEEIVPKIKAKFEELFFKYKDSFLFRYKFLLILEFEGEEGLLKDRTYSEEFYIENKERKEDLKSKMEEYIKKVIFEEKKAIKDDRECVVFVGNLFDFNLMNYSENHLIELIEKILQVMKSVKNRKLEKEIQHDILYHLREWVDDIFLKLEPKKVTEEQIDLYIYKALFQIKYGTYSYDTKFACEDLKNAINKYNSQKAKQYLEKGTGVLSDELIYYKDENLECKANDVLATIDIKIKNEIAKSYEKALDFIINLLNNGFPHSYLIKFSSKSEKEFLNIKGLAKSSTHRFFRRILDFPELYDKLESYAKVAMKEFEWYQDVEDGEKSLLPGSYAIFGLGLFDEKYFPLIEEYYSKLDDEHQLAHQYFIEALIDRYGVTKKSLVIIFEGFLSGQFDKVFKKLAKLMEDGENKKLLAKELENYDKYEKENILYSIWGNKWKKIFKE